From one Streptomyces sp. N50 genomic stretch:
- a CDS encoding ferredoxin reductase family protein, which translates to MTTVQSPPAPPTAIRPRVVARTGLYAVLAANVAVVTVFFAQAGFASNSLIVIGRLLGLYGALVMAFQLLLVARLPWLDRRIGMDRLTNWHRWTGFALLWTLLGHLVFIAFGYAQGTDTGPVGEVVDLAETTEGILRALVAFALILVIGATSARYARRRLAYETWHFIHLYTYVAVVLAFTHQVAVGTTFTASSAATTYWYAVWGVALGSVALGRVILPLWRNLRHQLRVEAVVPESDNVVSIYITGRDLHQLPAQAGQFFLWRFLTKDRWWQANPFSLSAAPDGTRLRLTAKTAGAGTAALRHLKPGTRVFAEGPYGAFTTLHRTKSESLLIAGGVGVTPIRALLEDLEGHAVVIYRVSAERDAVLYDELAELAQVKGAQLHLLTGPPVPDKLAPRELARLVPDIADRDVFLCGPPPMMNAVLRSLGDLGVPKQQIHFERFSLAG; encoded by the coding sequence GTGACGACCGTCCAATCACCCCCTGCGCCCCCCACGGCGATACGCCCCAGGGTGGTGGCCCGCACGGGCCTGTACGCCGTGCTGGCCGCGAACGTCGCCGTGGTGACCGTCTTCTTCGCCCAGGCCGGATTCGCCTCCAACTCGCTGATCGTCATCGGCCGCCTCCTCGGCCTCTACGGCGCGCTGGTCATGGCCTTCCAGCTGCTGCTGGTGGCCCGCCTGCCCTGGCTCGACCGCCGGATCGGCATGGACCGGCTCACCAACTGGCACCGCTGGACCGGCTTCGCGCTGCTCTGGACGCTGCTCGGGCACCTCGTGTTCATCGCCTTCGGCTACGCCCAGGGCACCGACACCGGCCCTGTCGGCGAGGTCGTCGACCTCGCCGAGACCACCGAGGGCATCCTGCGCGCGCTCGTCGCCTTCGCCCTGATCCTCGTCATCGGCGCGACCTCCGCCCGCTACGCGCGACGCCGACTCGCTTATGAGACCTGGCACTTCATCCACCTCTACACCTACGTCGCGGTGGTCCTCGCCTTCACCCACCAGGTCGCGGTCGGTACGACGTTCACCGCGTCGTCCGCCGCCACGACGTACTGGTACGCGGTCTGGGGCGTCGCGCTCGGCTCGGTCGCCCTGGGCCGCGTGATCCTCCCCCTGTGGCGCAACCTCCGCCACCAGCTCCGGGTGGAGGCGGTGGTCCCCGAGTCCGACAACGTCGTCTCGATCTACATCACCGGCCGCGACCTCCACCAACTCCCCGCCCAGGCAGGCCAGTTCTTCCTCTGGCGGTTCCTCACCAAGGACCGCTGGTGGCAGGCCAACCCCTTCTCCCTCTCGGCCGCCCCCGACGGCACCCGCCTCCGCCTCACCGCGAAGACGGCCGGTGCCGGTACGGCCGCCCTGCGCCACCTCAAGCCCGGCACCCGCGTCTTCGCCGAGGGCCCCTACGGCGCCTTCACCACCCTGCACCGCACGAAGAGCGAGTCCCTGCTCATCGCGGGCGGCGTCGGAGTCACCCCGATCCGCGCCCTGCTGGAGGACCTGGAGGGCCACGCGGTCGTCATCTACCGCGTCTCCGCCGAGCGCGACGCCGTCCTCTACGACGAGCTGGCCGAACTCGCCCAGGTCAAGGGCGCCCAGCTCCACCTGCTCACCGGCCCGCCCGTCCCCGACAAGCTCGCCCCGCGCGAACTCGCCCGGCTCGTACCGGACATCGCCGACCGCGACGTCTTCCTCTGCGGACCACCGCCGATGATGAACGCGGTGCTGCGCAGCCTCGGCGACCTGGGCGTGCCCAAGCAGCAGATCCACTTCGAACGCTTCAGCCTGGCGGGATGA
- a CDS encoding response regulator transcription factor — translation MDKVRLLVVDDDPPIADLVATVARYEGWEAACAYSGEEALTVAAEFKPDIVVLDLMLPGLDGFGVLDRLRRSGTMVPVVFLTARDAVADRVAGLTRGGDDYLVKPFAVEELMARLRTVLRRSAGPGFQRSVLQVADLTMDEDTREVRRGDHLLTLTPTEYEVLRYLMRKSPTVLTKAQILDHVWEYGFGGRSNVVELVVSRLRRKLDEGRDPLIHTVRGFGYVIRQAAE, via the coding sequence GTGGACAAAGTACGACTCCTCGTCGTGGACGACGACCCGCCGATCGCCGACCTTGTCGCGACGGTCGCCCGGTACGAGGGCTGGGAGGCCGCGTGCGCGTACTCCGGTGAGGAGGCGCTGACCGTGGCCGCCGAGTTCAAGCCGGACATCGTGGTGCTCGACCTGATGCTGCCCGGCCTGGACGGTTTCGGTGTGCTGGACCGGCTGCGGCGGTCCGGGACGATGGTGCCGGTGGTGTTCCTCACCGCGCGCGACGCGGTGGCCGACCGGGTCGCGGGGCTGACCCGGGGCGGTGACGACTACCTGGTCAAGCCGTTCGCGGTGGAGGAGCTGATGGCCCGGCTGCGGACCGTGCTGCGGCGCAGCGCCGGGCCCGGTTTCCAGCGGTCGGTCCTCCAGGTCGCGGATCTGACGATGGACGAGGACACCCGCGAGGTGCGCCGCGGCGACCACCTCCTCACGCTCACCCCGACCGAGTACGAGGTCCTGCGCTACCTCATGCGCAAGTCGCCCACCGTCCTCACCAAGGCGCAGATCCTCGACCACGTGTGGGAGTACGGCTTCGGCGGCCGCTCGAACGTGGTGGAGTTGGTGGTCAGCCGCCTGCGCCGCAAGCTCGACGAGGGCCGTGACCCGCTGATCCACACCGTGCGCGGCTTCGGCTACGTCATCCGGCAGGCCGCCGAATGA
- a CDS encoding ArnT family glycosyltransferase — translation MTTLAPPPGQESARRSHRAGPPADGGLNSRARRLFTGPEDDPRWARPALWGILLLATALYAWNLTSITGNTFYDAAVYSGTKSWKAFFFGALDSGSFITVDKPPFALWVMGLSARVFGYGTWQLMLPMVAAGTGSVALLYRQVKRDFGAVAGTISALVLTLTPITVAITRDTNPDPILVLLMMLGAAALMKAVRNGRLMPLVWSAVAIGFAFNTKMMQAYVVLPAFFLVYLWATNVSLGKRIRNLAVATVALVVSSAWWMVIVDLIPASSRPYIGGSTDNTVWDLVIGYNGFGRIFGASSSVGSQGNGASFGGSSGLYRMFNEIMGGQISWLIPFAAIALIAGLVLRGRAPRTDAKRAALMLWGGWFVLHFLTFSLAEGTFHPYYVTAMAPGIAALAGAGGVLLYRAFREGSAAKWAWVLPAAIAASSVWAVVLLQRVSGSGTLYTVAEIVVAVAGVASVLGLLVGRFTKRHRLMGFAALAAVVALLAGPAAYSVSAATSSTNGTNPTAGPSTGGGMGGGGGGGGMGGAPSGTKSGTKPSGSAPSGTKPSGSAPSGTMPSGSGSASSSSTESGSESGTSESGEQSTGGGGMGGGTQVSSEMITYLKKHQDGATWLLAVSTDQTASSIILESGQPVISMGGWSGSDNAMTLAKLKSLVKSGKLHYIIVSSDGGQGTNSEIATWVKAHGTAVKSSAYSSSSSTTSTSSSSTSSGLYRLDASDVS, via the coding sequence ATGACGACCCTCGCCCCGCCCCCCGGTCAGGAGAGCGCCCGCCGCTCGCACCGCGCGGGCCCGCCGGCCGACGGCGGCCTCAACTCCCGTGCCAGAAGGCTCTTCACGGGCCCGGAGGACGACCCGCGCTGGGCCCGCCCGGCCCTGTGGGGCATCCTGCTGCTGGCCACGGCTCTCTACGCCTGGAACCTCACCTCGATCACCGGCAACACCTTCTACGACGCGGCCGTCTACAGCGGCACCAAGAGCTGGAAGGCGTTCTTCTTCGGCGCGCTCGACTCCGGCAGCTTCATCACGGTCGACAAGCCACCGTTCGCCCTCTGGGTGATGGGCCTGTCCGCCCGCGTATTCGGTTACGGCACCTGGCAGTTGATGCTGCCGATGGTCGCGGCGGGCACGGGTTCGGTAGCCCTGCTGTACCGGCAGGTGAAGCGGGACTTCGGAGCGGTGGCGGGCACGATCTCCGCACTGGTCCTCACCCTCACCCCGATCACGGTCGCCATCACGCGTGACACCAACCCGGACCCGATCCTCGTCCTGCTGATGATGCTCGGCGCCGCGGCCCTCATGAAGGCCGTCCGCAACGGCAGGTTGATGCCGCTGGTGTGGTCGGCGGTCGCGATCGGCTTCGCGTTCAACACCAAGATGATGCAGGCGTACGTGGTCCTGCCCGCGTTCTTCCTCGTCTACCTCTGGGCCACCAACGTCTCCCTCGGCAAGCGCATCCGCAACCTCGCCGTCGCCACCGTCGCGCTGGTCGTCTCCAGCGCCTGGTGGATGGTGATCGTCGACCTGATCCCCGCGTCCTCCCGCCCCTACATCGGCGGCTCCACCGACAACACGGTGTGGGACCTCGTCATCGGCTACAACGGCTTCGGCCGGATCTTCGGCGCCAGCTCGTCGGTCGGTTCGCAGGGCAACGGGGCCTCGTTCGGCGGCAGTTCGGGCCTGTACCGGATGTTCAACGAGATCATGGGCGGCCAGATCTCCTGGCTGATCCCCTTCGCCGCGATCGCGCTCATCGCCGGTCTGGTGCTGCGGGGCCGTGCTCCCCGCACCGACGCCAAGCGCGCGGCGCTGATGCTCTGGGGCGGCTGGTTCGTCCTCCACTTCCTGACCTTCTCGCTCGCCGAGGGCACGTTCCACCCGTACTACGTCACCGCCATGGCACCCGGTATCGCGGCCCTGGCCGGTGCGGGCGGGGTCCTGCTCTACCGCGCCTTCCGTGAGGGTTCGGCGGCCAAGTGGGCCTGGGTGCTGCCGGCGGCGATCGCGGCCAGCTCCGTCTGGGCGGTCGTCCTGCTCCAGCGGGTCTCCGGCTCCGGCACGCTGTACACGGTCGCGGAGATCGTCGTCGCCGTGGCAGGCGTGGCCTCCGTACTCGGCCTGCTGGTGGGCCGGTTCACCAAGCGCCACCGCCTGATGGGCTTCGCGGCGCTGGCCGCCGTCGTCGCCCTGCTCGCCGGTCCCGCGGCGTACTCGGTCTCGGCGGCGACCTCCTCGACCAACGGCACCAACCCGACGGCCGGTCCGAGCACCGGTGGCGGTATGGGCGGCGGTGGTGGCGGTGGCGGTATGGGCGGCGCGCCGAGCGGCACCAAGTCCGGTACGAAGCCCAGCGGTTCGGCCCCCTCGGGTACGAAGCCCAGTGGTTCGGCCCCGTCCGGCACCATGCCCTCGGGCAGCGGCTCGGCGTCTTCGTCCTCCACCGAGTCCGGTTCGGAGTCCGGTACTTCGGAGTCCGGTGAGCAGTCCACCGGTGGCGGCGGTATGGGCGGCGGCACCCAGGTCTCGTCCGAGATGATCACGTACCTCAAGAAGCACCAGGACGGCGCGACTTGGCTGCTGGCGGTCTCCACCGACCAGACGGCGTCCTCGATCATCCTGGAGTCCGGCCAGCCGGTGATCTCCATGGGCGGCTGGTCCGGCAGCGACAACGCGATGACGCTGGCCAAGCTCAAGTCCCTGGTGAAGTCCGGCAAGTTGCACTACATCATCGTCAGCAGCGACGGCGGCCAGGGCACGAACTCCGAGATCGCCACCTGGGTCAAGGCCCACGGCACGGCGGTCAAGTCCTCGGCGTACAGCAGCAGTTCCTCTACGACCTCGACCTCATCGTCGTCGACGAGCAGCGGCCTGTACCGCCTGGACGCCTCCGACGTCAGCTGA
- a CDS encoding ABC transporter permease, with translation MNVLHYINLFFSDSSHWHGYDGIPTRLVEHIRYSLIALAIASAIGLPIGLLTGHTGRGGNTLSLIATAARALPSFGLLVLMFVLIGFGLVPVMIPLVVLAVPPILVTTYEAMRSVDPSPVDAARGMGMNETSVLFQVELPVALPLILSGLRSAAIQIVSTATIAAYVSLGGLGRYIIDGLYQRNYEKVVGGATLVAGMALVTLGLFWGIARLAVSPGVRRSN, from the coding sequence GTGAACGTACTCCACTACATCAACCTGTTCTTCAGCGACAGCAGTCACTGGCACGGCTACGACGGCATCCCCACCCGGCTCGTCGAACACATCCGGTACTCGCTGATCGCGCTCGCCATCGCCTCCGCCATCGGCCTCCCCATCGGCCTGCTGACCGGCCACACCGGACGCGGCGGCAACACCCTCTCGCTCATCGCCACCGCGGCCCGCGCCCTGCCGAGCTTCGGCCTGCTGGTGCTGATGTTCGTGCTGATCGGCTTCGGCCTGGTCCCGGTGATGATCCCGCTGGTCGTCCTCGCCGTACCGCCGATCCTGGTCACCACGTACGAGGCGATGCGCTCCGTCGACCCGTCCCCGGTCGACGCGGCCCGCGGCATGGGCATGAACGAGACGAGCGTGCTGTTCCAGGTGGAACTCCCGGTCGCCCTCCCGCTGATCCTCAGCGGCCTGCGCTCGGCCGCCATCCAGATCGTCTCCACGGCCACCATCGCGGCCTACGTCAGCCTCGGCGGCCTCGGCCGCTACATCATCGACGGCCTCTACCAGCGGAACTACGAGAAGGTCGTCGGCGGAGCCACCCTGGTCGCCGGGATGGCACTGGTGACGCTCGGACTCTTCTGGGGCATCGCACGGCTCGCGGTGTCACCCGGGGTCCGCAGGAGCAACTGA
- a CDS encoding ABC transporter permease, giving the protein MNDWFRIPSDLQNSYLGLIGLHLREAVIPVLVGLVVALPIAQLCVRLRWLYPPVLWVTTVLYAIPSLAFFVVLIDYTGQTETTVMIPLGVYSLVVFVPAIVDGVRSVPQETLDAATAMGLGPVRRYLQVQLPIAVPAIIAGLRVATVSSISLVSVGMLIGNQGALGNLLNDGQIYHQPRLIWLSVITTAVLAIVVDAVLVGVRLLLTPWMPRGTRKARPAEDRPEPAEPVLEDAAR; this is encoded by the coding sequence ATGAACGACTGGTTCCGCATCCCCAGCGACCTCCAGAACAGCTACCTCGGTCTGATCGGCCTGCACCTGCGCGAGGCCGTCATCCCGGTCCTCGTCGGCCTGGTGGTCGCGCTGCCCATCGCCCAACTGTGCGTGCGGCTGCGCTGGTTGTACCCGCCGGTGCTCTGGGTGACGACCGTGCTCTACGCGATCCCCTCGCTGGCGTTCTTCGTCGTCCTCATCGACTACACCGGCCAGACCGAGACCACCGTGATGATCCCGCTCGGCGTCTACAGCCTCGTGGTGTTCGTCCCGGCGATCGTGGACGGCGTCCGCTCGGTGCCCCAGGAGACCCTGGACGCGGCCACCGCGATGGGCCTCGGGCCCGTACGCCGGTATCTCCAGGTGCAGTTGCCGATCGCCGTGCCCGCGATCATCGCGGGTCTGCGCGTGGCGACCGTGTCGAGCATCTCCCTCGTCAGCGTCGGCATGCTGATCGGCAACCAGGGAGCCCTCGGCAACCTGCTCAACGACGGCCAGATCTACCACCAGCCACGCCTGATCTGGCTCTCCGTGATCACCACGGCCGTCCTCGCCATCGTCGTGGACGCCGTCCTGGTCGGCGTACGGCTGCTCCTCACGCCCTGGATGCCGCGCGGCACCCGCAAGGCCCGCCCCGCCGAGGACCGGCCGGAACCGGCCGAACCCGTACTGGAGGACGCAGCCCGGTGA
- a CDS encoding FMN-binding protein, which yields MKRVIPVLVLSVAGLIPVWRYEPSIGTTTSSASTPTTEAVSTPTPTATSSSSSGSASTPSTSAKKVVQGTAINTSKGTVQVQVTFEGDKISAVSMLQQPDHPQTTAAVPVLIEETLKAQSSKIDTVSGATITSDAYVQSLQAAIDAKGA from the coding sequence GTGAAGCGAGTCATACCTGTCCTGGTGCTGTCCGTCGCGGGGTTGATCCCCGTGTGGCGCTACGAGCCGTCCATCGGAACGACGACGAGTTCGGCGAGCACGCCGACCACGGAGGCGGTCTCGACACCGACTCCTACGGCCACCTCCTCGTCGTCGTCGGGCTCCGCGTCCACGCCGTCCACGTCCGCGAAGAAGGTCGTCCAGGGCACCGCGATCAACACCTCCAAGGGCACCGTGCAGGTGCAGGTGACCTTCGAGGGCGACAAGATCAGCGCCGTCAGCATGCTCCAGCAGCCGGACCATCCGCAGACCACGGCGGCGGTCCCGGTGCTGATCGAGGAGACCCTCAAGGCGCAGAGCTCGAAGATCGACACGGTGTCCGGCGCCACGATCACCAGCGACGCCTACGTCCAGTCGCTCCAGGCCGCGATCGACGCCAAGGGCGCGTGA
- a CDS encoding glycosyltransferase family 2 protein, with the protein MNEQNAGGVRQRSVEIVVPVYNEAHVLAGSVGRLHAYLETSFPFPFTITVADNASTDATWQEALALTQRLPHVHAVHLDAKGRGRALKQVWSRSEADVVAYMDVDLSTGLEGFLPLVAPLLSGHSDVAIGSRLHRQSAVQRGAKREFISRSYNLLLKAGLAARFSDAQCGFKAVRTEVFRALAPHIEDTAWFFDTELLVLAQRNKLRIHEVPVDWIDDPDSRVDIVRTALDDLKGMRRMFKKSVTGRARIAAVPRRTRTTTPVLPVGAPASSAEHLEYAS; encoded by the coding sequence ATGAACGAACAGAACGCGGGAGGCGTCCGGCAGCGGTCGGTCGAGATCGTGGTGCCGGTGTACAACGAGGCGCACGTCCTCGCCGGCAGTGTCGGCCGTCTCCACGCATACCTCGAAACGTCCTTCCCGTTCCCGTTCACGATCACCGTGGCGGACAACGCGAGCACCGACGCCACCTGGCAGGAGGCGCTCGCCCTCACCCAGCGGCTGCCGCACGTGCACGCCGTGCACCTCGACGCGAAGGGCCGGGGCCGCGCGCTGAAGCAGGTGTGGAGCCGGTCGGAGGCGGACGTGGTCGCGTACATGGACGTCGACCTGTCCACCGGTCTGGAGGGCTTCCTCCCACTGGTCGCCCCGCTCCTCTCCGGCCACAGCGACGTGGCCATCGGCAGCCGGCTGCACCGGCAGTCGGCCGTACAGCGCGGCGCCAAGCGGGAGTTCATCTCCCGCTCCTACAACCTCCTCCTCAAGGCAGGCCTCGCCGCCCGCTTCTCGGACGCGCAGTGCGGCTTCAAGGCCGTGCGCACCGAGGTGTTCCGGGCGCTCGCCCCGCACATCGAGGACACCGCCTGGTTCTTCGACACCGAACTGCTCGTCCTCGCCCAGCGCAACAAGCTCCGTATCCACGAGGTCCCGGTCGACTGGATCGACGACCCCGACAGCCGTGTCGACATCGTCCGCACCGCCCTCGACGACCTCAAGGGCATGCGCCGGATGTTCAAGAAGTCCGTCACCGGCCGCGCCCGCATCGCCGCCGTACCCCGCCGTACCCGCACCACCACCCCTGTCCTGCCCGTCGGGGCGCCCGCCTCTTCCGCGGAACACCTGGAGTACGCGTCATGA
- a CDS encoding roadblock/LC7 domain-containing protein, with translation MSTSTGDTPTGGTTPADLQAAAADFNWLLNRFATETAGVVDAIAVSSDGLLIAVAELREHAHSERLGAIVSGITSLAAGASGNYGLGGLNKVIIDLEGGHVLVSAIGSGAVLGVVTDKEAKLGNIAYEMTLFANRAGSALNPQLVLQLKNSVGAASAR, from the coding sequence GTGAGTACGTCGACAGGTGACACTCCCACGGGGGGCACCACGCCGGCCGATCTGCAGGCAGCCGCGGCCGATTTCAACTGGCTGCTCAACCGTTTCGCGACGGAGACCGCGGGTGTCGTCGACGCCATCGCGGTGTCCTCCGACGGCCTGCTGATCGCCGTGGCCGAACTGCGTGAACACGCCCACTCGGAGCGGCTCGGGGCCATCGTCTCCGGCATCACCAGCCTCGCCGCCGGAGCCTCCGGCAACTACGGTCTCGGTGGCCTGAACAAGGTCATCATCGACCTGGAGGGCGGCCACGTCCTCGTCTCCGCGATCGGCAGCGGCGCCGTCCTCGGCGTCGTCACCGACAAGGAGGCCAAACTCGGCAACATCGCCTACGAGATGACGCTGTTCGCCAACCGTGCCGGTTCCGCGCTCAACCCCCAGCTGGTGCTCCAGCTGAAGAACAGCGTCGGCGCCGCTTCGGCTCGGTGA
- a CDS encoding ABC transporter ATP-binding protein, which produces MIRIDSVTKRYPDGTVAVDQLSLDIPDRSITVLVGPSGCGKTTTLRMINRMIDPSEGTISLDGADITKQPVNTLRRSMGYVIQNAGLFQHRTIVDNIATVPRMLGWGKEKARARATELMGRVGLDAALAKRYPYQLSGGQQQRVGVARALAADPPVLLMDEPFSAVDPVVRKGLQDELLRLQEELGKTIVFVTHDIDEAIKLGTMVAVLRTGGKLAQFAPPAELLSDPADAFVEDFLGTDRGIRRLSFFSSAGLDLKTSPIVAVDSTAEQIAERTTPDVPYLLVTDLDGRPLGWSEPGALTAGAVDTAQLLAYGRPFEAGKDSLRAALDGAVLSPTGWAVGVDGTGRVVGVVSQGAVGEAIRSAHAAGRSGAKAAG; this is translated from the coding sequence TTGATACGGATAGATTCAGTCACCAAGCGGTACCCGGACGGCACGGTGGCGGTCGACCAACTGTCCTTGGACATACCGGACCGCTCGATCACCGTCCTCGTCGGCCCCTCGGGCTGCGGCAAGACGACCACTCTGCGCATGATCAACCGGATGATCGACCCCAGCGAGGGCACGATCTCCCTGGACGGCGCGGACATCACCAAGCAGCCGGTCAACACGCTGCGCCGGTCGATGGGTTACGTCATCCAGAACGCCGGGCTCTTCCAGCACCGCACGATCGTCGACAACATCGCGACCGTGCCCCGCATGCTCGGCTGGGGCAAGGAGAAGGCCAGGGCGCGGGCCACCGAACTCATGGGGCGGGTGGGCCTGGACGCCGCCCTCGCCAAGCGGTACCCGTACCAGCTCTCCGGCGGGCAGCAGCAGCGCGTCGGTGTCGCCCGCGCGCTGGCGGCCGACCCGCCGGTGCTGCTGATGGACGAGCCCTTCTCCGCCGTCGACCCCGTCGTCCGCAAGGGCCTCCAGGACGAACTCCTGCGCCTCCAGGAGGAGTTGGGCAAGACGATCGTCTTCGTCACCCACGACATCGACGAGGCGATCAAGCTCGGCACGATGGTCGCGGTGCTGCGCACCGGCGGCAAGCTCGCTCAATTCGCCCCGCCCGCCGAGCTGTTGTCGGACCCCGCGGACGCCTTCGTCGAGGACTTCCTCGGCACCGACCGGGGCATCCGCCGCCTGTCCTTCTTCTCCTCGGCGGGCCTCGACCTCAAGACCTCCCCGATCGTCGCCGTCGACTCCACCGCCGAGCAGATCGCCGAACGCACCACCCCCGACGTGCCGTACCTCCTCGTCACCGACCTGGACGGCAGGCCGCTGGGCTGGAGCGAGCCGGGCGCGCTGACCGCCGGAGCCGTCGACACCGCCCAACTCCTCGCCTACGGCCGCCCGTTCGAGGCCGGCAAGGACTCGCTGCGGGCCGCGCTCGACGGCGCGGTGCTGTCGCCGACCGGGTGGGCGGTCGGCGTGGACGGCACCGGGCGCGTGGTCGGGGTCGTGTCGCAGGGAGCTGTGGGCGAGGCGATCCGCAGCGCCCACGCGGCGGGTCGCAGCGGCGCGAAGGCCGCCGGATGA
- a CDS encoding DUF742 domain-containing protein — protein MPDGRTPSGAGADGATPPGRDPVRTPSAVRPFLVTAGRVAGAGAADSGRPIPVETQVVATAAGLEVLDRLSFEQHDIVAACRQPQSLAEIAARLRLHLNVVRVLAEDLRAAGQLTVHVPNTDITHDATVLRRVIDGLRAIPNSRGVLRDTD, from the coding sequence ATGCCCGACGGCCGCACTCCGAGCGGTGCCGGCGCGGACGGGGCCACACCCCCGGGTCGCGATCCGGTGCGCACGCCTTCCGCCGTACGGCCGTTCCTGGTCACCGCCGGCCGGGTGGCGGGCGCCGGAGCGGCCGACTCCGGGCGGCCGATCCCGGTCGAGACCCAGGTGGTGGCCACGGCCGCCGGGCTGGAAGTGCTCGACCGGCTCTCCTTCGAGCAGCACGACATCGTCGCCGCGTGCCGGCAGCCGCAGTCCCTCGCGGAGATCGCGGCCCGGCTGCGGCTGCACCTGAACGTGGTGCGGGTGCTCGCCGAAGACCTGCGTGCCGCCGGGCAGTTGACGGTGCACGTGCCCAACACCGACATCACCCATGACGCAACCGTCCTGCGAAGGGTCATCGATGGCCTCCGCGCCATCCCCAACTCCCGGGGAGTACTCCGTGACACCGACTGA
- a CDS encoding GTP-binding protein: MTPTEPVARGAAAQTVVRPPLPVKMVVAGGFGVGKTTTVGAISEIEPLTTEAAITEVAAGVDDLSHTPRKTTTTVAMDFGCITIDPTLKLYLFGTPGQDRFGFMWDDIVEGAVGGLVIVDTRRLDDCYAAVDYFEHKQIPFAVALNAFDGKIEHSLDEVRWALDVNERVPVLAFDARERGSVRDALLVVLELALARTEN; this comes from the coding sequence GTGACACCGACTGAACCGGTCGCCCGCGGTGCGGCTGCGCAGACCGTCGTACGACCGCCGCTGCCGGTCAAGATGGTCGTCGCGGGCGGCTTCGGCGTGGGCAAGACCACCACGGTGGGCGCGATCTCCGAGATCGAGCCGCTGACCACCGAGGCCGCCATCACCGAGGTCGCGGCGGGCGTGGACGACCTGTCCCACACCCCGCGCAAGACCACCACCACGGTCGCGATGGACTTCGGCTGCATCACGATCGACCCGACGCTGAAGCTGTACCTCTTCGGTACGCCCGGGCAGGACCGGTTCGGCTTCATGTGGGACGACATCGTGGAGGGCGCGGTCGGCGGTCTCGTCATCGTCGACACCCGGCGCCTCGACGACTGCTACGCCGCGGTCGACTACTTCGAGCACAAGCAGATCCCGTTCGCGGTCGCCCTGAACGCCTTCGACGGCAAGATCGAGCACTCCCTGGACGAGGTCCGCTGGGCCCTGGACGTCAACGAGCGGGTCCCGGTCCTCGCCTTCGACGCCCGCGAACGCGGCTCGGTGCGGGACGCGTTGCTGGTCGTGCTGGAGCTGGCGCTGGCGCGCACGGAGAACTGA
- a CDS encoding FAD:protein FMN transferase: MRRVEHVMGFPVSLRVDDEGSGSRLDEVADALFAWLREVDARFSPFRPDSEVCRYDRGELQLRHLSADLTEVLDLCEQYRLATGGAFDVRLPGRPLDPCAVVKGWSVQRAADLLTAAGARRFILNAGGDVVVAGGPWRVGVRHPEHADQLCTVLELTDGAVATSARYERGDHIVDGRTGTPATGLLSISVVAASLTEADATATAAFAMGPEGVDWAAARPGCEVFAVDAERCVRRTPGFPVATVAA; the protein is encoded by the coding sequence ATGCGGCGAGTTGAGCATGTGATGGGCTTCCCGGTGTCGTTGCGCGTCGACGACGAGGGCAGCGGTTCCCGCCTGGACGAGGTGGCGGACGCGTTGTTCGCCTGGCTGCGCGAGGTCGACGCCCGCTTCAGCCCGTTCCGCCCGGACAGCGAGGTCTGCCGCTACGACCGCGGCGAGCTGCAACTCCGGCACCTCAGCGCCGACTTGACCGAGGTGCTCGACCTCTGTGAGCAGTACCGGCTCGCGACCGGCGGCGCCTTCGACGTCCGGCTGCCCGGCCGGCCCCTCGACCCCTGCGCGGTCGTCAAGGGCTGGTCGGTGCAGCGGGCGGCGGACCTCCTCACCGCCGCCGGTGCCCGGCGCTTCATCCTCAACGCCGGTGGCGACGTGGTCGTGGCCGGCGGTCCGTGGCGGGTGGGCGTACGGCACCCCGAACACGCCGATCAGCTGTGCACGGTCCTGGAGTTGACCGACGGGGCGGTGGCGACCTCCGCGCGTTACGAGCGCGGTGACCACATCGTCGACGGCCGCACCGGCACTCCCGCGACCGGTCTCCTCAGCATCTCCGTCGTGGCCGCCTCCCTCACCGAGGCGGACGCCACGGCCACCGCGGCCTTCGCGATGGGCCCGGAGGGCGTCGACTGGGCCGCCGCCCGGCCCGGCTGCGAGGTGTTCGCGGTCGACGCGGAGCGCTGCGTGCGGCGTACGCCGGGATTCCCGGTCGCGACGGTGGCGGCTTAG